CATCTCAGAGGCAAAATTGCAGAAATGAAAGAAAAAGCCGCATGAGCAAATCCGCCAAGACGATACGGCCCAAGGAGCGCGATACGATCATCCAGGCGCTGTCGGCCGGCGTGGTGCCGCGCTTGGGATTGGCCCACATCCAGGTGGGCCGAGCCGCCGAGATCGCTGCGATGCTGCGTGACATCGACCGCATTGCGGACTCCGGCGCGGCCGTGAGGTTCGTTATCGGCGAGTACGGTGCCGGAAAGACCTTCTTTGCAAGCATCGTGCGCCTCATCGCCCTTGAACGGAAATGCGTGACGATGCATGCCGACCTGTCGCCAAACAGGCGCATACATGCCAGCGGCGGCCAGGCGCGAGCCTTGTATTCGGAAGCCGTGACCAACATGGCAACTCGCAACAAGCCCGAAGGCGGGGCCCTCCAGAGCGTCATCGAAAGGCTCGTTATCGATGCCGCGAAGGAGGGGGCCGAAAAGAGCGTGCCGGTCGAGAAAGTAATCGACGAGAGGCTGGCGCCGATCACCCAGTTCGCCGGCGGATACGACTTCGCAACCGTATTGAAGGCGTTTTGGCGGGGGAGCGAGGAATCGAACGACGCCCTGAAACAGTGCGCCATCCGGTGGTTGCGCGGCGAATATTCGACCAAGACCGAGGCGAAAAAGGACCTCGGAGTGAGGACGATCATCGACGACGAGAACGTCTATGACTCGCTGAAATCGCTGGCGTGCCTTGTAAGGGTTGCCGGTTATGCCGGCCTATTGGTGATGTTCGACGAGATGGCCAACATCTACAAGCTGCAGAATTCGCAGGCCCGGAAGCAGAATTACGAGCAGCTTTTGGACATCGTGAACGACTCGCTCCAGGGTACAACGTCTGGTATCGGGTTCATCATGTGCGGGACGCCCGAATTTCTGCTTGATACCCGTCGCGGGTTGTTCAGCTACGAGGCGCTTCAATCGCGGCTTGCGGAAAATACGTTTGCCAGCGGCGGTCTTGTCGATCTGTCCGGCCCCGTCGTTCGACTTCAGAGCCTTACGCCCGAGGATCTGCTGGTGCTGCTCGGCAACATCAGGATGGTGTTCGCAAGCGGGGATACGTCGAAATTCCTGGTGCCGGACGAGGCGCTGACCGCGTTCATGGAACATTGCGACCGCAAGATCGGGGAAGCCTATTTTCGCACCCCGCGATCGACCGTGAAGGCATTCGTCCACATGTTGTCGGTGCTCGAACAGAATCCGGGCACCAGGTGGGAAGATCTTCTGGACCGGATACCGATCGCGCCGGATGCGCCGGACGTCTCGGTGGATGCCGACGGGAACGGAGACGGCGATGAGCTCACGAGCCTCCGACTCAACTCTTGAAGGCGCCTACGACAAGCTTCATCCGACGATCCGTCGATGGATCAGGGATCAAGGCTGGGACGAGCTTCGGGAAATCCAGGCCCGCACAATAAATTCGGTGCTGGACGGCGATCGTGACATCCTGATTGCGGCGACTACTGCGGCCGGAAAGACGGAGGCCGCGTTTCTGCCGATTCTCACCAGGGTTTCCGAGCGGAAAGAGCCGGGATTTTCCGTGCTGTACATCAGTCCGTTGAAGGCGCTCATCAATGATCAGTTCAAGCGCCTGGACGAACTTTGCGAAAACATGGGAATTCCCGTCGTGAAATGGCACGGGGATGCACCGCAAGCCGAGAAGAAAAAGGCGCTATCCAAGCCGCAGGGTATCGCTCTTATTACGCCCGAGTCGATCGAGGCAATGTTTACCCGCCGTCCGACCGACGCCGCGCGGCTCTTGTCGGCGGCGGCGTTCATCGTGATCGACGAACTTCATTCGTTCCTGCAGGGACCCAGGGGGCTTCATCTGGCAAGCCTGCTGCGCCGTATTGATGCGATGTCGCAACAGCCCGCACGGCGCGTCGGTCTGTCGGCAACGATCGGCGATCTTCCGCAGGCTGCGGCTTGGCTTCGTCCGACGGTGCCTCACTCGGTCGAAATCCTAGAGGCGAAGTCCGACGCACCGGAGCTAAGGCTTCAGGTTCGGGGCTACGTCGAACCCCCTGAATTGGATGATCCGGATCACGCCGAGGGTGCTTCCGGCACGGAGGAAAAGCCGAGAAGGATAGCACTGGATGATATCGCGGATCATCTGTTTGCGACGCTTCGCGGGACAAACAATCTGGTTTTCGGCGGTTCGCGCCGGACCGTGGAATCGGCCGCCGACAGGCTTAGGAGACGGTGCGACAAGGCGAAGGTTCCGAACGAATTCTTTCCGCACCATGGCAGCCTCTCGAAGACCTTGCGGGAGGATCTCGAAGTTCGCTTGAAGGATGCAAAGCTGCCGACGACGGCGATCTGCACGTCGACCTTGGAACTCGGCGTCGACATCGGATCCGTACAGTCGGTGGCTCAAATAGGCTCGCCGCGATCGCTGTCCTCCTTGAAGCAGCGTCTTGGACGGACCGGTCGGCGGCGAGGAACGCCGTCGGTCCTCCGGGTTTATGTACGCGAGCCGAACATCGATCAGGAATCAGGCGTAATAGATAGGTTGCGGCCTAATACGATCCGATCGGTCGCCGTGGTCCGGCTTCTTCTAGAGAGGTTCGTCGAGCCTGCAGGTCAGGTTCCAGAAATCGCATCCACGCTCATCCACCAGATACTGTCGGTGATCGCCGAACGAGGAGGGATAAGGGCGCGACCGTTGTACGATCTGTTGTGCGGCCCGGGTCCGTTCGCCTCGATCTCGGTGTCCGAATTCGCCGACCTGCTTCGACACCTCGCTTCGGAAGCAACCAAGTTCGTCGAGCAATCGAGCGACGGCACCATCATGCTCGGAAAAGAGGGCGAGCGGATCGTCCAGTCGCGCAATTTCTTTGCTGTCTTTGAGTCCGCCGATGAATGGCGGCTCACTGCCGGGGGAAGGATGCTCGGTACCCTTCCGATTTCATTCCCGGTTCACAAGGACAGTCTGGTCGTCTTTGCCGGCCAGCGCTGGATCGTGCAGGACCTCGACGAGAAGACGAACACTCTTTTCGTGGCACCGCATCCGGGCGGGGTGGTGCCCAGGTTCGAGCGAGCCGACGGAGAACGCCTTCACGATCGCTTGGCGGCGGAAATGCGGCTGGTCTACCTGTCATCTGACGAGCCGGCCTATCTCGACGACAAGGGGCGCACCCTGTTGGCTGAAGGAAGGGAAATGTTTCGATCTCTCGGTTTGGAGACAACGACCTTCGTCCAAGAAGAGAAAGATCTCCACGTCTTCCTCTGGCGAGGATCCCAGGCGACCGCCGTATTCGGTGCCGCGGCCGCCATGGCGGGGTTACCCGGAGAGGTTCACGATCTGGGGCTTACGCTTACCAAGACAAACTCCCCCGAGGCGTTAACCATGTTGAAGAAACTGACTGAGACAGACTCGATCGACGCTACCCAGGTTGCAGCCTTCGTTCAGAATATTGCGGCGGGGAAATTCAGGGAGCAGGTCCCCGACCGTCTGGCTCGGTCGTTATGGGCCCGACAAAACACTTCCGAAATCAATGGAATAATCGGGATGGCGCGGACCTTATGCTAGGCGCGTTCGTCGGAAGCGTTTCATGAACCGGCAACGCGTTCCAACTCCAGAGGGTAGATGTACAAAGTCGCGGGAACGCTCAATCTCAGTGCTGGCGATCTGGTGGGGCACCTGAACTGCCGCTATCTGACCGCGCTCGATCTCAGGGTTGCCAACGGCGAATTGGCTAAACCGAAGATTTGGGATCCTGTGCTCGAGGTGCTGGCGGAGCGCGGAACACTGCACGAGCAGGGGTTCATCGAGCACATCGAGGCAAGCGGTCTGACGGCCACCGTCGTCGAAGGTGTGGGTGTCGACGCCAAATCGATTGCCGCCACCAATGCCGCGATGGCCAGGGGAGATGCGATCATCGTTCAGGGGGCGCTGCGGGCTGGACGCTGGAACGGCCGCACCGACGTTCTTCGGAGGGTGGAGACGCCGAGCCGGTTCGGGCCTTGGTCCTACGAAGTGATCGACACTAAGCTCGCTCGCGAGACGAAGGGCAATACGGTCCTTCAGATATCGCTCTACTCTGACCTGCTGTCGGAGACCCAGGAGGCCGAGCCGACTTCCGCCTTCGTCGTTACGCCGGGTACGAACTTCGTCCCCGAGGCGTACCGGATCGCCGATTATGGCGCATACTACCGGCACGTCCGGAGCAGTCTTGAGAGTTCTGTCTCGGGATCCGTCGCCGGCGACGCCTATCCTGAGCCGATAGAACATTGCGAGATATGTCGTTGGCGCCGTCACTGTGACGAGAGGAGGAGGGCTGACGATCACATGTCGCTCGTCGCCGGCATCAGCAAATCCCAGATCGGCGAGTTGAAGAGACACGGCGTCGAAACCACGGCGGCGCTCGCGGCTTTGCCGTTGCCGCTTCCGTGGAGGCCCGATCGGGGAGCGGCCAAGAGCTTCGAGAAGATCCGAGAGCAGGCCCGGATCCAGGTCGAGGGGCGCACGAGCGGTTCGGTGGTTTACGAGACCTTGCTCCCGATCGCCGACTTCGGTCTGTCTCGCCTTCCGGAGCCCTCTCCGGGAGATATCTTCTTCGACTTCGAGGGCGACCCGTTCGTCGGCGACGGCGGCTTGGAATTCCTGTTCGGGTATGTCTACTCGGGCGAGGACGGCTCCGCACAATACGTCGGCGATTGGGCTTCCAATCGGCAGGAGGAGAGGGCTGCATTCGAGCGTTTTGTCGATTTCGTGACCGAGCGCCTGACAGTCCATCCCGGCCTGCATATCTACCATTTTGCTCCCTATGAGCCGGCGGCAATGAAGCGCCTGATGGGACGCTATGCGACGCGAGAAAACGAGGTCGACGGCTTGTTGCGGGCACAGATATTTGTCGATCTCTTTGCCGCCGTGCGGCACGCCATTCGTGCGAGTGTGGAGAGCTATTCGATCAAGAAGCTCGAGCCGCTCTATTCGTTCGTGAGGATCGTGCCGTTGG
The window above is part of the Bradyrhizobium sp. PSBB068 genome. Proteins encoded here:
- a CDS encoding ATP-binding protein, giving the protein MSKSAKTIRPKERDTIIQALSAGVVPRLGLAHIQVGRAAEIAAMLRDIDRIADSGAAVRFVIGEYGAGKTFFASIVRLIALERKCVTMHADLSPNRRIHASGGQARALYSEAVTNMATRNKPEGGALQSVIERLVIDAAKEGAEKSVPVEKVIDERLAPITQFAGGYDFATVLKAFWRGSEESNDALKQCAIRWLRGEYSTKTEAKKDLGVRTIIDDENVYDSLKSLACLVRVAGYAGLLVMFDEMANIYKLQNSQARKQNYEQLLDIVNDSLQGTTSGIGFIMCGTPEFLLDTRRGLFSYEALQSRLAENTFASGGLVDLSGPVVRLQSLTPEDLLVLLGNIRMVFASGDTSKFLVPDEALTAFMEHCDRKIGEAYFRTPRSTVKAFVHMLSVLEQNPGTRWEDLLDRIPIAPDAPDVSVDADGNGDGDELTSLRLNS
- a CDS encoding DEAD/DEAH box helicase; protein product: MSSRASDSTLEGAYDKLHPTIRRWIRDQGWDELREIQARTINSVLDGDRDILIAATTAAGKTEAAFLPILTRVSERKEPGFSVLYISPLKALINDQFKRLDELCENMGIPVVKWHGDAPQAEKKKALSKPQGIALITPESIEAMFTRRPTDAARLLSAAAFIVIDELHSFLQGPRGLHLASLLRRIDAMSQQPARRVGLSATIGDLPQAAAWLRPTVPHSVEILEAKSDAPELRLQVRGYVEPPELDDPDHAEGASGTEEKPRRIALDDIADHLFATLRGTNNLVFGGSRRTVESAADRLRRRCDKAKVPNEFFPHHGSLSKTLREDLEVRLKDAKLPTTAICTSTLELGVDIGSVQSVAQIGSPRSLSSLKQRLGRTGRRRGTPSVLRVYVREPNIDQESGVIDRLRPNTIRSVAVVRLLLERFVEPAGQVPEIASTLIHQILSVIAERGGIRARPLYDLLCGPGPFASISVSEFADLLRHLASEATKFVEQSSDGTIMLGKEGERIVQSRNFFAVFESADEWRLTAGGRMLGTLPISFPVHKDSLVVFAGQRWIVQDLDEKTNTLFVAPHPGGVVPRFERADGERLHDRLAAEMRLVYLSSDEPAYLDDKGRTLLAEGREMFRSLGLETTTFVQEEKDLHVFLWRGSQATAVFGAAAAMAGLPGEVHDLGLTLTKTNSPEALTMLKKLTETDSIDATQVAAFVQNIAAGKFREQVPDRLARSLWARQNTSEINGIIGMARTLC